A stretch of the Lactuca sativa cultivar Salinas chromosome 9, Lsat_Salinas_v11, whole genome shotgun sequence genome encodes the following:
- the LOC111892982 gene encoding probable pectin methylesterase CGR3 encodes MSRRPASLSRRLGDGTGIPFMGSLNPKSRPSPFLSIGLVLVGAFLIIGYVYSGSGGSNIDKVALSRLEGGVSCSAEINQALPYLKKAYGDSMHKVLHVGPDSCSVVSKLLKEEDTEAWGLEPYDLDESDANCKSLIRKGIVRVADIKFPLPYKSKSFSLVIVSDALDYLSPRYLNKTLPELARVSSDGFVILSGYPGQRRVKVAEMSKFGRPAKLRSSSWWIRFFVQTKLEENEVATKKFELAAAKKAYQSTCQIFHLKSLH; translated from the exons ATGTCAAGGAGGCCAGCTAGTTTATCAAGGCGTTTGGGTGATGGAACTGGCATCCCCTTTATGGGATCCTTGAATCCAAAATCACGCCCTTCCCCTTTCTTATCCATTGGCCTTGTTCTTGTG GGAGCTTTTCTCATAATTGGCTATGTTTATAGTGGTTCAG GTGGAAGCAATATTGATAAAGTAGCTCTAAGTAGGCTTGAAG GTGGTGTTTCATGTTCAGCAGAGATTAATCAAGCATTACCATATCTAAAAAAAGCATATGGTGACAGCATGCATAAAGTTCTACATGTGGGTCCCGATTCATGTTCAGTGGTGTCCAAATTATTGAAAGAAGAAGATACAGAAGCATGGGGTCTTGAACCTTATGATTTAGATGAAAGTGATGCAAACTGCAAAAGCCTTATAAGAAAAGGGATTGTTAGAGTTGCTGATATTAAGTTTCCTCTTCCTTATAAATCAAAATCATTTTCTCTTGTTATTGTTTCGGATGCTCTTGACTATTTGTCACCAAGGTACCTCAACAAAACTCTTCCAGAATTAGCAAGAGTATCCTCAGATGGATTTGTTATTCTCTCTG GTTATCCTGGTCAACGTAGAGTGAAAGTGGCTGAAATGTCCAAATTTGGTCGCCCT gCGAAATTGAGAAGCTCTTCGTGGTGGATAAGGTTTTTTGTTCAGACAAAATTAGAAGAAAATGAAGTTGCTACTAAAAAATTCGAATTGGCTGCAGCCAAGAAGGCATACCAGTCAACGTGTCAAATTTTCCATCTCAAATCACTCCATTGA
- the LOC111892978 gene encoding LL-diaminopimelate aminotransferase, chloroplastic gives MSVLQHNHIAASLSSSTSSFFAQNGFDVLRTQIVSVPPKKAGVCKCVATSPAEQTAYKTKVSRNGNIAKLQAGYLFPEIGRRKAAHMLKYPDAQVISLGIGDTTEPIPDVITSAMAKRALGLSTVEGYSGYGAEQGEKELRARLASAFYANLSIEEDDIFVSDGAKSDISRLQVLFGSNVTMAVQDPSYPAYVDSSVIMGQTGEFQKDVEKFANIEYMKCTPENDFFPDLSKVSRTDIIFFCSPNNPTGSAASREQLIQLVKFAKDNGSIIVYDSAYAMYVSGDTPKSIFEIPGAKEVAIETASFSKYAGFTGVRLGWTVVPKELKYSDGFPVAKDFNRIVCTGFNGASNIAQSGGLACLSPQGLEAMREVVGFYKENTQIIVDTFTSLGFKVYGGKDAPYVWVHFPGQSSWDVFSEILEKTHVVTTPGSGFGPAGEGFVRVSAFGHRNNVLEACRRFKELYK, from the exons ATGTCTGTTCTTCAGCATAATCACATAGCAGCTTCGCTCTCATCTTCGACATCCTCCTTCTTCGCTCAAAATGGCTTCGATGTTCTAAG AACTCAGATTGTTAGTGTACCTCCCAAAAAGGCAGGGGTTTGTAAATGTGTAGCTACTTCCCCTGCAGAACAGACTG CTTACAAAACGAAAGTCTCCCGAAATGGGAACATTGCTAAACTTCAAGCTGGTTACCTCTTTCCAGAG ATTGGTAGAAGGAAAGCTGCTCACATGTTGAAATACCCTGATGCACAAGTGATAAGCCTTGGTATTGGTGATACTACTGAGCCCATTCCAGATGTTATTACATCAGCCATGGCTAAG AGAGCTCTTGGTTTATCAACTGTTGAGGGTTACAGTGGATATGGAGCTGAACAAGGTGAAAAG GAACTAAGAGCTCGACTTGCTTCAGCTTTTTATGCTAACCTTAGCATAGAGGAAGATGACATATTTGTATCTGATGGGGCTAAATCCGACATTTCTCGCCTTCAG GTCTTATTTGGGTCAAATGTGACAATGGCAGTTCAAGATCCATCATACCCA GCTTATGTAGATTCAAGTGTGATTATGGGTCAAACAGGAGAATTCCAGAAAGATGTTGAGAAATTTGCAAATATTGAGTACATGAAATGCACACCAGAAAACGATTTCTTTCCTGATTTATCCAAAGTTTCACGAACAGACATTATATTTTTCTGTTCACCCAACAACCCAACTGGCTCAGCTGCATCAAGGGAACAACTTATTCAATTAGTAAAGTTTGCTAAAGACAATGGATCCATCATTGTTTATGACTCAGCATATGCCATGTATGTATCAGGCGACACCCCtaaatccatctttgaaatcccTGGAGCCAAAGAG GTTGCAATTGAAACAGCTTCTTTTTCAAAATATGCTGGATTTACAGGAGTTCGTTTAGGGTGGACTGTAGTGCCAAAAGAGCTGAAATATTCAGATGGATTTCCTGTTGCAAAAGACTTCAACCGAATTGTTTGCACTGGCTTCAATGGAGCTTCAAACATTGCTCAATCTGGTGGACTTGCATGTCTTTCTCCTCAAGGTCTTGAG GCTATGCGTGAAGTGGTGGGATTCTACAAAGAAAACACACAAATTATAGTGGATACATTTACTTCACTAGGGTTTAAGGTATATGGAGGAAAAGATGCCCCGTATGTGTGGGTCCACTTCCCGGGTCAAAGCTCATGGGATGTTTTCAGTGAGATTCTTGAGAAGACTCATGTGGTGACGACACCTGGCAGTGGGTTTGGGCCCGCTGGTGAAGGGTTTGTTAGGGTTAGTGCTTTTGGACATAGGAACAACGTGTTGGAAGCTTGTAGGAGGTTCAAAGAGCTTTACaagtaa
- the LOC111892977 gene encoding L-type lectin-domain containing receptor kinase IX.1, producing the protein MAVFSSPIVIFLITTTTTILLLLLLPPPYAAALSFQKTGFSPNDDDITYEKDAYPSNNAIQLTTNQRDIHALASIGRAVYSEPLHLWDHGSRNLTDFSTRFTFTINSLNSSKYGDGLTFFLAPNGSIVPENVTSGSLGLTGPDKELNSTGVQFVAVEFDVFQNAWDPKNEHVGIDIGSMDSVTNVTWRSRVREGKTYDALIRYDSSLHNLSVAFTGFGRSGSRLTQRIYYTVDLRDHLPEWVEFGFSGATENASAIHSIFTWDFSSSLGIGEDTMDPNPNLVSPGLGNPFPKPETKVGSKPAGVFVGLVIGSVILIGLVLGFFIWRRKKRYEAEDDVFVLDTEFEKGIGAKKFSYKELARATNNFSEQEKLGEGGFGGVYRGFIKEMDSYIAVKKVSSGSSQGVKEYASEVRTISRLRHRNLVQLIGWCHEHKDLVLVYEFMLNGSLDSHLFHGKSLLSWPVRYTIAQGLASAVLYLHAGWEQCVVHRDIKSSNVMLDSSFNAKLGDFGLARFVDHEKGSQTTVIAGTMGYMAPECVMTGQASRETDVYSFGVVALEVACGRKPMELKVAKGETRMVEWVWELFGQGKVLEAADRRLNRDYNEQEMECLMIVGLWCAHPDSSFRPSMRQVVQVLNFQSPLPELPLKMPVPTYFTPFSKPNLTQSRHTQSSVSNYSYGYNTDSSK; encoded by the coding sequence ATGGCTGTTTTCAGCAGCCCTATAGTTATTTTCCtcattaccaccaccaccaccatcctcctcctcctcctccttccaCCACCTTACGCCGCCGCTTTATCCTTCCAAAAAACCGGTTTCAGTCCAAACGACGACGACATCACGTACGAAAAAGACGCGTATCCTTCAAACAACGCGATCCAACTCACCACAAACCAACGCGATATTCATGCGTTGGCTAGCATCGGTCGAGCCGTGTACTCCGAGCCATTACACCTCTGGGACCATGGCTCGCGAAACCTAACCGACTTCTCGACACGGTTCACTTTCACCATCAACTCTCTCAATAGCTCCAAGTATGGTGACGGACTCACGTTTTTCCTCGCACCAAACGGTTCCATTGTTCCTGAAAATGTCACTAGTGGAAGCCTCGGGCTCACGGGGCCCGACAAAGAGTTGAACTCAACTGGCGTGCAGTTTGTTGCGGTTGAGTTTGATGTTTTTCAGAACGCGTGGGACCCGAAGAACGAACATGTCGGGATCGATATCGGGTCGATGGATTCGGTAACGAATGTGACGTGGCGGAGTAGGGTTAGGGAAGGGAAAACATATGATGCATTGATTAGGTATGATTCTAGTTTGCATAACCTTAGTGTTGCGTTCACCGGTTTCGGTCGAAGTGGTTCCCGTCTGACTCAacggatttattacactgtcgaTCTAAGAGACCACTTACCCGAGTGGGTCGAATTCGGATTCTCCGGTGCGACCGAGAATGCTTCTGctatacatagtatattcacatgGGACTTTAGTTCAAGTCTTGGTATCGGAGAGGATACAATGGATCCCAATCCAAACCTAGTTAGTCCGGGTCTTGGGAATCCTTTTCCCAAGCCCGAGACCAAGGTTGGCTCCAAACCGGCTGGTGTATTTGTTGGTTTGGTGATTGGGAGTGTTATCCTAATAGGATTGGTTCTCGGTTTCTTTAtatggagaaggaagaaaagataCGAAGCTGAAGACGACGTTTTTGTGTTAGATACCGAATTTGAAAAGGGTATCGGAGCGAAAAAGTTTTCGTACAAAGAACTGGCCCGAGCCACTAACAATTTCTCGGAGCAAGAAAAGCTCGGGGAGGGTGGTTTCGGCGGGGTTTATCGAGGGTTTATCAAAGAAATGGATTCATACATCGCAGTCAAGAAAGTATCAAGTGGTTCGAGCCAAGGGGTAAAGGAGTACGCATCGGAGGTTCGGACCATTAGTCGTCTGCGCCATCGTAACCTAGTCCAACTCATTGGATGGTGTCACGAACACAAAGATTTAGTACTTGTATACGAGTTCATGCTAAACGGTAGCCTAGACTCTCATCTATTTCACGGGAAAAGCTTATTATCATGGCCCGTGAGGTACACAATTGCACAAGGGTTAGCCTCCGCAGTACTTTATCTGCATGCAGGGTGGGAACAATGTGTGGTGCACCGAGACATCAAATCAAGTAACGTGATGTTGGATTCGAGTTTCAATGCAAAGCTCGGTGACTTCGGGCTAGCCCGGTTTGTCGATCATGAGAAGGGCTCGCAAACGACGGTTATAGCCGGGACCATGGGCTACATGGCTCCAGAGTGTGTAATGACCGGTCAAGCTAGCCGGGAGACCGATGTTTACAGTTTTGGAGTTGTGGCACTAGAAGTAGCATGTGGAAGGAAACCGATGGAGTTGAAGGTTGCTAAAGGTGAGACGAGAATGGTGGAATGGGTTTGGGAACTTTTCGGGCAGGGGAAGGTTCTAGAAGCGGCTGACCGACGACTTAATAGAGATTACAATGAGCAGGAAATGGAATGTTTGATGATTGTTGGGCTTTGGTGTGCACATCCCGATAGTAGTTTTCGACCTTCAATGAGGCAAGTGGTTCAAGTTCTTAATTTTCAGTCCCCGCTGCCCGAACTGCCCTTAAAGATGCCCGTGCCAACTTACTTTACCCCGTTTTCAAAACCGAATCTTACACAAAGTAGACACACACAGAGCTCAGTCTCAAACTATAGCTACGGCTATAACACAGACTCCTCGAAGTAA